In Quercus robur chromosome 10, dhQueRobu3.1, whole genome shotgun sequence, a genomic segment contains:
- the LOC126701477 gene encoding endochitinase PR4-like, with protein sequence MGALSLQNGLLTLIIVGILAANVKGDCSCAANECCSKYDFCGTTAEYCGEGCKSGPCTTKTNDVSVPDIVTEGFFNGILNQAQGDCPGKSFYTRAAFLAALNSYNQFAKFGSSDAGKREIAAFFAHVTHETGNLCYIEERDVPTTQNYCNPAYTQLYRCNPSKRYFGRGPLQLTWNYNYGAAGNENQFDGLGSPETVANDATISFKAALWYWMNSVHQSVSQGFGETIRAINGLAECDGHEPGKVQSRIQYYQQYCTQFGVAPGDNLSC encoded by the exons ATGGGTGCTCTTAGTTTACAAAATGGTCTGCTAACTCTCATTATAGTTGGAATCCTAGCAGCAAATGTGAAGGGTGATTGTAGTTGTGCTGCAAACGAATGTTGCAGCAAATATGACTTTTGTGGCACTACTGCTGAATACTGTGGCGAGGGGTGCAAATCAGGACCTTGTACCACAAAAACTAATGATGTTTCGGTCCCTGATATTGTGACAGAAGGCTTTTTCAATGGGATACTTAACCAGGCCCAAGGAGATTGTCCTGGAAAGAGCTTCTACACAAGAGCAGCATTTCTTGCTGCTCTTAATTCTTATAATCAGTTTGCCAAGTTTGGTTCTAGTGATGCTGGTAAACGTGAGATTGCAGCTTTCTTTGCCCATGTCACACATGAGACTGGAA ATTTATGCTATATAGAAGAAAGAGATGTTCCAACCACACAGAACTATTGTAACCCAGCCTACACTCAATTATATCGATGCAATCCTAGCAAACGTTACTTTGGCCGTGGACCACTTCAACTAACCTGGAATTACAATTATGGAGCGGCTGGAAATGAAAATCAGTTTGATGGACTAGGCTCTCCTGAAACTGTTGCCAATGATGCGACTATCTCGTTTAAGGCTGCCTTATGGTATTGGATGAACAGTGTTCACCAATCTGTTAGCCAAGGTTTTGGAGAAACAATTCGAGCTATTAATGGTCTTGCTGAATGTGATGGTCATGAGCCTGGTAAAGTTCAGTCTCGAATCCAGTATTACCAACAGTACTGTACTCAATTTGGTGTTGCACCTGGTGATAATCTTTCTTGCTAG